GGACTCCAACTGGTCGTGCTGGGCTTCGCGATCTCCGCCGCGCACGCGCTGATCTGTGTGATCGCCCTGCGTTCGCTCCTGCAATTCGGGACGGCACGCGCACTCGGCGGACTGACGGGTTCTCAGCTCAACCCGGCACCGTATGCGTATGCCATGGGCAAGGTTCCCGATCAGCGGGTCGCACTGGGGTACGCCGTCCTCTTCCCGGTGAGCATGATCATCAAGGTGTTCCTCGCCCAACTGATGGTCGTGTACTTCTGACGGACCACGCCGTGGCGGAGAGGTCGATCAACCAGTGTCGGGTGAGTCCGTCCCCGCGTGCCGGGGGATCGTGCGACTGCTGCGAAGATCCTGACTCAGGACGCTAGCTGACCTTCTCGGTGGCCGCCGCGAGTCGCGGCTCGATCTGCTCGAGGGCGTACTCGAGGGAGACGGGCGTGCCGGCCGCCATCGCCTGCACGATCGGGTCCGTCTCCGGTAGTTCGATCGCTCGCCCGTCCCGGGTGACCGACAGCGAGTTGATCAGTGGGTCGTTCTGCAACGTGGAGAACGGCAAGCCGATGGTGGTGAAGACGGCCACCTGCGAGTTGAGGCTGGACACCTTCTCTACGGGTACAGCGGCGAAAAAGCCCTGCGCCTGAAGGGATGCCACGGGTGGGTACTGTACGAATCCCAGCTCGGCGAAGGTATCGAAACGTGCGTCGCCGGGTAGATACGCGCCGTAGGCCTCACCGTACTTCGCGCCCCACACGAACGTCTTGCCCGCGAAGTCGGGATGCCGGGATCTGATGGTGTCCTGCACGTCGGTGGTCTGCTTGATGAGGGCGTCGCCCTCGCCGCTCTTGCCGAGGGCATTGGCGATCAGCTGTGTCTGGACCTTCCAGTTGACGGCGTAATCCGGGGTCCCGGCCGGTGCGGTCACCACCGGGGCGATCTGTTTGAGACTGTCGGTCACCTTGGAGTCCGCCTTGCCTCGGACATTCAGGATGAGGTCGGGCGAGAACTCCTTGATCTGTTGATAATTGAACTCACCGCCACTGGATGCGGAGATCAGCGTCGGCGAGTCGGTGCCGAACATGTCTGCCGCCCAGGGGCCGACGCCCTTGGATTCGGCTCCGAAGCTCATCCAGTCGTAGATCGCGACCGGTTTCACACCCAGCGTCAGCGAGATCTCACCGTCTGACCAGCCCAGCGCCACCACTCGCGGCGCGTCCGGGAGACCGAGGTCGGCCTCCGCGGACGGGTCCGAATAGACCGCATTCTCGGTGGTGTCGGACTGGATGCAGCCGGCCGTGACAAGCGCCAGGACGAGCAGCACCGCGAACCCGATCAGTCGTGGAAACCTGTGCGCGAACATCATCGGTGTCTCCTCTTACTCGGTGGACTTCGATTGTGCGGAGCGGAGCGTTGCCGTGTCACCGGGCGTCGTGTCGAACGACACCGCCCCGGCACCCAAAGGAATGACCAGGGGGGTATGGGTTTCCGGATCGGAGATGATCCTCGAACGCACACCGAAGGTCTTCTCGACCATCTCCGTCGTGATGATGTCCGACGGCGCCCCCTGCGCGATGATCTCGCCACCGCGCATCGCGATGATGTGGCTGGCGTACCGTGCCGCCTGGTTGAGGTCGTGCAGGACGGCGACGAGGGTGGTGCCGCTCTGGTTCATCGCGGTGCACAGTTCCAAGACTTCGATCTGGTGGGCGAGGTCGAGGTAGGTGGTGGGCTCGTCGAGCAGGAGGATCGGTGTCTCCTGCGCGAGCGCCATCGCGATCCAGACCCGCTGGCGCTGACCGCCGGACAGCGCATGCACCGCACGTTGGGAGAGGTCGGTGAGCCGGGTGGCGTGCAGCGCGCGGTCGACCGCTGATTGGTCGGCGTCGGTCCACTGCTTGAACATGGTCTGATATGGGAAGCGACCCCGCGATACGAGATCGATGATGGAGATGCCTTCGGGTGCAAGGGACTGTTGGGGCAGTAAGCCGACCTCGCGCGCGAACTCCTTGCCCCGGAAGGTCTGCACATCCTTGCCGTCGAGGATGATGTCACCGCTGCGGGGTGCGAGCAGCCGTGACAGGGCTCGCAGCAGCGTCGACTTGCCGCACGCGTTGGGACCGACGATGACCGTGAAGGATCCGTCGGGGATCACCACGTCGAGATCCGACAGGATGGTGTTGTCGTCGTACCCGACCTGCAGCCCGGACCCTACGAGACGGCCACGGGGGCCCGGATCATGCGCCATTACCTGGCCTTTCGTGACTGGACGAGCAGGAGACCCAGTAGATAGACACCGCCGACCGACGTCGTGACGACGCCCACCGGCAATTGGGTCTCCGGTGCGAGAATGGTTCGGGCGATCGCATCACAGCTGACCAGGAGCGCGGCTCCCACCGCGGCGGAGGTCACCAGGGGGATACCCGGACTCGGCGAGATCCGCGCGGCGAGTTGCGGGGCGACCAGCGCGATGAACGAGATCGGTCCGGCGACCGCGGTGATGACGGCGGCGAACCCGACCCCGAGGATCAGCAGGATCAGCTGGGTCCGGCCTGTGTCGACGCCCTTGCTCTGCGCCGAGTCCGTGCCCAGTTCGAACATCCGCATGCGTGGTGCCATGGCGATGAGGAACGGCACCAGCACCACCAGGGTGACGAATACCGGTACGGTGTCGGACATTCGGATGTCGTGGAGGTTGCCCATTCCCCACGCCGCGGCCGATGCCGCGTTCTGCAGGTTGGCATTCGAGATCAGGTAGCCGTTGAACGCGAGCAGCATCGCGTTGATACCGACGCCGACCACGACGAAGCGATAACTGTCTGTCCCGCCGCGCATGCCGAGAAAGTAGACGGCGGCCGCGGTCACCAACGAGCCGAGCAACGCACCGATGGTTGCCGCCCCGGAACCGTCGTGCATGACCAGCATCACGATCAGCGCGCCGGTGTTGGCTCCCGTGGTGAGGCCGATGATGTCGGGACTGCCCAACGGATTTCGTGTGATGGTCTGGAAGACGGCACCGGACAGCGCCAGTGACGCGCCGCCGATCAACGCGATGACCACCGCGGGCAAGGCCGCGGCGACAAGATTAGCGGGCTCGCCGGAGACCTGTCCGGCGAGGACCCGAAGCGTCTCGCCGAAGCCGATCCGCGGCGTGTCGGTGGTACTGACGCCCAACGACCAGGTCCCGACCGCCAACGCGATCACCACCAGGATCACCGAGATGATCACAGCGGCAAGATCGACCTTGATGCTCAGGAACCGCCCTCGGATGAACCGGATGCGGCGCGGCCATCGTGCGGCGGCCACCGGCTCCGTGCGCAGCGACGTCATGTCTCCGCCCCCTTGCGCCGCACGAGTGCGATGAGTACCGGGGCACCGATGAATGCCGTCACCATGCCGACCGGGAGCTCGCTCGGGGTGATCACCCGCGCCAGGAGGTCGGAGCCCACCAGGACGATCGGCCCGACGATCACGCTCATCGGCAACAGCCATCGATTGTCGGGCCCGAACAGGAGGCGCACGGTCTGCGGGACCATCAGGCCGACAAAGGTGATGGGGCCGATGGCCGCGGTGGCCGCGCCACAGAGGACCGTCACGATCACGAAACCTGCGGCCCGCACCCGACCCACCGGAATGCCCAGGGAGCGAGCCCGGTCATCGCCGAGCGCGAGTCCGTTGAGGTAAGGGATCAACAACATCGAAACCAGACAACCGAGGCAGATCGGGAGCCAGACGATCGTAACCTCTTCCCAGCCGCGTCCGTCGAGGGTGCCGACCTGCCACGAACGGATCGTGTCGAAGGACTTGGGATCGATCATCGTCAGACCGAAACCCACACCGCTGAAGATGGATCCGGCGGCGACGCCGGTGAGCACGAGTTTCTCCGGACTGGCGCCGCTGACGCCGCGCGACCCGACGAAGTAGACGATCGTGGCCGCCAGGAACGCGCCTGCCATGGCGAACCACAGATAGCCACTGGTGGTGGTGATCCCGAAGACCACCGCACCGACGACCATGGCGAAATACGCGCCCGAGTTGACCCCGAGAATCCCGGGATCTGCCAACGGGTTCCGGGTGAGGCTCTGCATGATGGCGCCCGCAGCACCGAGTGCCGCACCGACGAGAACCGCGAGCAGCGTCCGCGGCACCCGGTTGTTGCGGATGACCTCCAGCGTTGTCGCGTCGCCCTGGCCGAGCAAGGCATGCCACACCTCGGAGATCGAGAAGGAACCGGATCCGACGAAGAAGCCGAGCAGGATCAGGGCGGCGAGCACCCCCACCAACGTCACGAGCATCACCAGATGCGAGGCTCGGCGCGACGGGATCGGCGGTGGGTCCGGGCGGGTCGCGGTCTCGGCGGTGTCCACGCTCATGTTCGACCGGT
This sequence is a window from Gordonia insulae. Protein-coding genes within it:
- a CDS encoding FecCD family ABC transporter permease; its protein translation is MTSLRTEPVAAARWPRRIRFIRGRFLSIKVDLAAVIISVILVVIALAVGTWSLGVSTTDTPRIGFGETLRVLAGQVSGEPANLVAAALPAVVIALIGGASLALSGAVFQTITRNPLGSPDIIGLTTGANTGALIVMLVMHDGSGAATIGALLGSLVTAAAVYFLGMRGGTDSYRFVVVGVGINAMLLAFNGYLISNANLQNAASAAAWGMGNLHDIRMSDTVPVFVTLVVLVPFLIAMAPRMRMFELGTDSAQSKGVDTGRTQLILLILGVGFAAVITAVAGPISFIALVAPQLAARISPSPGIPLVTSAAVGAALLVSCDAIARTILAPETQLPVGVVTTSVGGVYLLGLLLVQSRKAR
- a CDS encoding ABC transporter substrate-binding protein, whose product is MMFAHRFPRLIGFAVLLVLALVTAGCIQSDTTENAVYSDPSAEADLGLPDAPRVVALGWSDGEISLTLGVKPVAIYDWMSFGAESKGVGPWAADMFGTDSPTLISASSGGEFNYQQIKEFSPDLILNVRGKADSKVTDSLKQIAPVVTAPAGTPDYAVNWKVQTQLIANALGKSGEGDALIKQTTDVQDTIRSRHPDFAGKTFVWGAKYGEAYGAYLPGDARFDTFAELGFVQYPPVASLQAQGFFAAVPVEKVSSLNSQVAVFTTIGLPFSTLQNDPLINSLSVTRDGRAIELPETDPIVQAMAAGTPVSLEYALEQIEPRLAAATEKVS
- a CDS encoding FecCD family ABC transporter permease — encoded protein: MSVDTAETATRPDPPPIPSRRASHLVMLVTLVGVLAALILLGFFVGSGSFSISEVWHALLGQGDATTLEVIRNNRVPRTLLAVLVGAALGAAGAIMQSLTRNPLADPGILGVNSGAYFAMVVGAVVFGITTTSGYLWFAMAGAFLAATIVYFVGSRGVSGASPEKLVLTGVAAGSIFSGVGFGLTMIDPKSFDTIRSWQVGTLDGRGWEEVTIVWLPICLGCLVSMLLIPYLNGLALGDDRARSLGIPVGRVRAAGFVIVTVLCGAATAAIGPITFVGLMVPQTVRLLFGPDNRWLLPMSVIVGPIVLVGSDLLARVITPSELPVGMVTAFIGAPVLIALVRRKGAET
- a CDS encoding ABC transporter ATP-binding protein — encoded protein: MAHDPGPRGRLVGSGLQVGYDDNTILSDLDVVIPDGSFTVIVGPNACGKSTLLRALSRLLAPRSGDIILDGKDVQTFRGKEFAREVGLLPQQSLAPEGISIIDLVSRGRFPYQTMFKQWTDADQSAVDRALHATRLTDLSQRAVHALSGGQRQRVWIAMALAQETPILLLDEPTTYLDLAHQIEVLELCTAMNQSGTTLVAVLHDLNQAARYASHIIAMRGGEIIAQGAPSDIITTEMVEKTFGVRSRIISDPETHTPLVIPLGAGAVSFDTTPGDTATLRSAQSKSTE